One window from the genome of Fulvivirga lutea encodes:
- a CDS encoding tetratricopeptide repeat protein, with product MKQPFYILLVCFSINVLAQDNTIDSLESIIDSKAEASVKSSVYTELAIELIPVDTIKSYNYALKAVNQCDTKSCQLTAITRICAKYRNSGRDYLSHKLLSKTNMKYVEEPDSLVAQWYYVKGVNLYRLGKKDSAALILNMCLNISEQINFEDKMAEAYNVLGHLEVDKANYSKALDHYQMALEIDKQLNDLMGMSDRYNNIGRIYQFKNEQRRSRKYTGLAIELNKELGRRADVATGYNNIGYSYKLEEKYDSALIFLRKAERIQKDELPCSYIYPIYNIGSVFTQIGKLDSAEIYLNRALKGAVNCNDKYIQALSYQDMGNLEWALNHTQTAINHYLMALQLAEEVGLNNEIRKISKSLADAYTQLKDYATANSYLLKYQELSDSIFDTRRLQELARVEAEYEYRALQKQAELERKVESLNQQNELDRSRLLLFSAIIGVISLIIILGILFYNYRKQQKSLELLKKLHSEIQRQAQELDEKTRRLEAANEEISQINESLEEKVARRTQKIENQKHKIVDYITYNSHQVRGPLARILGLVDLFNKDNENVSSIIENLKIEAAALDQMVREMNRKLEEEKK from the coding sequence TTGAAACAGCCTTTCTATATACTGCTTGTATGCTTTAGTATCAACGTTCTTGCTCAGGACAATACAATTGATAGTCTTGAAAGTATAATTGACAGCAAAGCGGAGGCAAGTGTTAAGTCATCTGTTTATACAGAATTGGCCATAGAACTCATCCCGGTAGATACTATTAAATCGTATAACTATGCGTTAAAGGCGGTTAACCAATGCGATACGAAGTCTTGCCAATTAACTGCTATCACTAGAATATGTGCTAAGTATCGCAATTCCGGTAGAGATTATTTAAGCCATAAGTTACTTTCCAAAACCAACATGAAGTATGTTGAAGAGCCTGATAGTCTGGTGGCACAGTGGTATTATGTTAAGGGGGTAAATTTGTACCGACTTGGGAAAAAAGACAGTGCCGCCCTCATACTAAACATGTGCCTGAACATTTCGGAACAGATTAACTTTGAGGATAAAATGGCTGAAGCTTATAACGTCCTGGGTCATTTGGAAGTAGATAAAGCCAACTACTCTAAAGCCTTAGATCACTATCAAATGGCTCTGGAAATAGATAAGCAGTTGAATGACTTAATGGGGATGTCAGACCGATATAATAACATTGGTAGAATTTATCAGTTCAAGAATGAGCAAAGAAGGTCGAGGAAATACACAGGTTTAGCCATTGAGTTGAATAAGGAATTAGGAAGAAGAGCAGATGTTGCTACAGGCTATAATAACATAGGCTATTCGTATAAACTTGAAGAAAAATATGATTCTGCACTTATTTTTCTCAGAAAGGCTGAAAGAATACAGAAAGATGAACTACCATGCTCTTATATCTATCCGATTTATAATATTGGTAGTGTTTTCACGCAGATCGGTAAATTGGATTCTGCTGAAATTTATTTAAATAGGGCGCTCAAAGGAGCTGTTAATTGTAATGATAAATATATTCAAGCGCTCTCCTATCAGGATATGGGTAATTTGGAATGGGCTTTGAACCATACCCAAACAGCTATTAACCATTATTTAATGGCATTGCAGTTGGCCGAGGAAGTTGGCCTTAACAACGAAATAAGAAAAATATCAAAGTCACTGGCAGATGCTTATACACAACTGAAAGACTATGCAACCGCAAATAGCTATTTGTTAAAATATCAGGAACTGAGCGATTCAATATTTGATACACGTAGATTACAGGAGCTGGCTCGTGTAGAGGCTGAATATGAGTACAGAGCATTACAAAAACAAGCGGAATTAGAAAGGAAAGTTGAAAGTCTTAACCAACAGAATGAATTAGATAGGTCGAGACTGCTTCTCTTTTCAGCAATTATTGGTGTAATATCTCTGATTATTATTTTGGGAATACTGTTTTATAACTACCGCAAACAGCAAAAATCTCTGGAGCTCTTGAAAAAGCTGCATTCAGAAATACAAAGGCAAGCCCAAGAGTTAGATGAAAAAACTAGAAGACTGGAAGCGGCCAATGAAGAGATCAGCCAAATAAATGAATCATTGGAAGAGAAGGTAGCACGCAGGACACAAAAAATAGAGAATCAAAAGCATAAGATTGTCGATTACATTACTTACAACTCTCACCAAGTGCGCGGGCCTTTGGCTAGAATTCTTGGGCTGGTTGATCTTTTTAATAAGGACAACGAAAATGTGAGCTCGATTATCGAAAATCTTAAAATTGAAGCAGCAGCATTAGATCAAATGGTGCGAGAAATGAATAGAAAGCTGGAGGAGGAGAAGAAATAG
- a CDS encoding M28 family metallopeptidase, translating into MKKILVLLFLSSSLFAQQTDSRIYDIIEAVSVERIEHDIRKLVSFGTRHSLSDTVSDIRGIGAARRWIKSEFAKISKDCNKCLEVSYLRNIVKGDPDTRIPKDTEIVSVMTVQRGTKYPNRYIIMSGDIDSRVSDPLDGTSDSPGANDNASGMAGTIEAARVLSKYKFESSIIYVGLSGEEQGLLGGKYMAEVAKEKGWEIIGVLNNDMISNIEGVNGVIDNRSFRIFSEPTPVTETEEQRKRRRFYGGEVDGISRQLARYIHKTTQMYMPEMNPTMIYRLDRFGRGGHHRPFNDAGFAGVRIMETNENYTRQHQDLRTEDGIKYGDVIEGVNFDYAKKLTAVNAINLASLAWAPPQPENVEIAGAVEPSTSLRWKKLNDDGIAGYKIYWRETTAPQWQYSKFVGNVSEYLLESIVIDNYLFGVAAVGKNGHESVVVFPQGVYKRE; encoded by the coding sequence ATGAAAAAAATACTTGTTCTCCTGTTTCTAAGTTCTTCACTTTTTGCTCAGCAAACCGACTCCCGGATCTATGATATCATAGAAGCTGTTTCTGTTGAACGAATCGAGCACGACATACGAAAATTAGTGTCTTTTGGTACTCGCCACTCCTTATCAGATACCGTTTCTGATATTCGGGGAATAGGTGCAGCCAGGAGGTGGATAAAAAGTGAGTTTGCTAAAATTTCTAAGGATTGTAATAAGTGCCTTGAAGTAAGCTATTTGAGAAATATTGTAAAGGGTGATCCTGATACAAGAATTCCAAAAGACACAGAAATTGTTAGTGTAATGACCGTGCAGCGGGGCACCAAATATCCGAACAGGTATATTATCATGTCTGGTGATATAGATAGCAGAGTAAGTGATCCGTTGGACGGCACATCAGATTCTCCGGGTGCTAACGATAATGCCAGTGGTATGGCTGGTACGATTGAAGCTGCCAGAGTGCTATCAAAGTACAAATTTGAATCAAGCATCATCTATGTAGGCTTATCAGGAGAAGAGCAAGGGCTGCTTGGTGGGAAATACATGGCAGAAGTGGCAAAAGAAAAAGGTTGGGAAATCATTGGGGTGCTCAATAATGATATGATCAGCAATATCGAGGGTGTGAATGGTGTGATAGACAATAGAAGTTTTAGAATATTTTCAGAGCCAACTCCTGTAACAGAAACTGAAGAGCAGCGAAAAAGACGTAGGTTCTATGGGGGAGAAGTAGATGGAATATCAAGACAGCTCGCGAGGTACATTCACAAAACCACGCAAATGTATATGCCTGAAATGAATCCAACCATGATTTATAGATTAGACCGTTTTGGCAGGGGAGGACATCACAGACCTTTTAATGATGCCGGATTTGCCGGAGTAAGAATTATGGAAACCAATGAAAACTACACTCGCCAGCATCAGGATTTAAGAACAGAGGATGGAATTAAGTATGGCGATGTTATTGAAGGTGTGAATTTTGACTATGCAAAAAAGCTCACTGCCGTAAACGCCATTAATCTGGCATCATTAGCCTGGGCACCACCACAGCCAGAAAATGTAGAAATAGCCGGTGCTGTTGAGCCAAGTACGTCTTTGAGATGGAAAAAGTTGAATGATGATGGCATAGCAGGTTATAAAATTTATTGGCGTGAGACTACCGCACCACAATGGCAGTACTCAAAGTTTGTTGGTAATGTTTCAGAGTATCTTTTGGAAAGTATAGTCATTGACAATTACCTTTTTGGGGTAGCTGCCGTTGGCAAGAATGGTCATGAAAGTGTAGTGGTATTTCCTCAAGGGGTGTACAAAAGGGAATAG
- a CDS encoding threonine ammonia-lyase, with amino-acid sequence MDFNTSTLKDFEEAHDRIRNHIHRTPILTNATINEMAGCSISFKCENFQKVGAFKARGGMNAILGLSDADKQKGVATHSSGNHAQAVALAAKVAGIKAWIVMPSNAPKVKKDAVKGYGAEVIECEPTIDAREDTLNAVIQENGALLIHPYNDERIIIGQGTATKELIEDAEKDFDYILTPIGGGGLISGAALVSHYLSPNTKVIGGEPEAADDAYRSFKSGQLVKNDGPPKTIADGLLTNLGDKNFEVIKKYVHDIYLVNDAEIMVALRLVWERMKIIIEPSCAVPLAVVLKNKSVFENKNVGIVLSGGNVDLGKIKFD; translated from the coding sequence ATGGATTTTAATACATCAACCCTTAAGGACTTCGAGGAAGCTCACGATAGAATAAGAAATCACATTCATCGAACACCAATACTTACGAATGCCACCATAAATGAGATGGCGGGTTGCTCCATATCTTTTAAATGCGAAAACTTTCAAAAAGTAGGTGCTTTTAAAGCTCGGGGTGGAATGAACGCAATTCTTGGTTTGAGTGATGCTGACAAACAAAAAGGAGTAGCTACTCATAGTTCAGGGAACCATGCACAAGCAGTGGCTTTAGCGGCAAAAGTAGCAGGAATAAAAGCATGGATTGTAATGCCTTCCAACGCTCCAAAAGTTAAAAAGGATGCGGTAAAAGGGTATGGAGCAGAAGTGATAGAATGCGAACCCACCATTGACGCGAGAGAGGACACGCTGAACGCTGTGATTCAGGAAAATGGTGCCTTATTAATCCATCCGTATAACGATGAGAGAATTATTATTGGACAAGGTACTGCCACGAAGGAGCTCATAGAAGACGCAGAAAAAGATTTTGATTACATTCTCACACCTATTGGCGGAGGTGGTTTAATTAGTGGTGCGGCCTTGGTGAGTCATTACCTAAGTCCGAATACTAAGGTGATAGGTGGCGAACCTGAGGCAGCAGATGATGCATACCGATCTTTTAAATCGGGCCAATTGGTTAAAAATGATGGCCCGCCAAAAACCATTGCAGACGGCCTTCTAACCAACTTAGGAGATAAAAACTTCGAAGTGATTAAAAAGTATGTTCACGATATTTACCTGGTTAATGATGCAGAAATTATGGTTGCATTAAGATTAGTTTGGGAAAGGATGAAAATAATCATTGAGCCTTCATGTGCCGTTCCGCTTGCAGTAGTATTAAAAAACAAATCTGTTTTCGAAAACAAGAATGTTGGAATTGTGCTGAGCGGAGGCAATGTAGACCTTGGAAAGATTAAGTTCGATTAA
- a CDS encoding HipA domain-containing protein: MICQGCLKESEKGYCPKCRKELFEGKKVSTELSFNSPYDEDSDAFLDHTKKISISGVQVKYSLRLENNDLKLTERGGQYILKPIPTGTFKYLDQAPANEHLTMQIAKQVFKLSVPPNALIFFKDGSPAYLVRRFDQTESGKIQQEDFAQIAQMTSETHGENYKYDLSYEEIAELIKKYIPTQRIENEKFFRLILFNYVFSNGDAHLKNFSAIQSAQGDYVLTPAYDLLCTRIHSPSESDMALTLFKDGFSKAYESYGFYTYQDFYEFGQLIGIQKSRIKKIIAEFTEPHELVYFLIGRSFLKDQLKTTYTTCYEDKVARLGMMRS, translated from the coding sequence ATGATTTGTCAGGGCTGCTTAAAGGAAAGTGAAAAAGGATACTGTCCAAAATGCCGGAAGGAGCTATTTGAAGGGAAGAAAGTAAGCACAGAACTATCCTTTAATTCTCCTTATGACGAAGATTCCGATGCATTTCTTGATCATACCAAAAAAATATCGATATCCGGTGTACAAGTGAAGTATTCGCTTAGACTTGAAAATAATGACTTGAAGCTTACAGAGAGAGGAGGCCAGTATATTCTCAAGCCCATACCTACTGGAACATTTAAATATTTGGATCAGGCTCCTGCTAATGAGCACTTGACCATGCAAATCGCTAAACAAGTATTCAAACTTTCAGTACCTCCAAACGCATTAATCTTCTTCAAAGACGGAAGTCCGGCCTATCTGGTACGAAGGTTCGATCAAACTGAGAGTGGAAAAATACAACAGGAAGATTTTGCTCAAATAGCTCAAATGACCTCTGAAACACATGGAGAGAACTATAAGTACGACTTATCCTATGAAGAAATCGCGGAACTGATAAAAAAATATATTCCCACACAGCGAATTGAAAATGAAAAATTCTTTCGGCTGATTCTATTCAACTATGTGTTCTCTAATGGAGATGCGCATTTGAAGAACTTTTCTGCTATACAATCAGCGCAAGGTGATTATGTACTCACACCTGCCTACGATCTGCTTTGTACCCGAATCCATTCTCCAAGTGAATCCGACATGGCGCTTACATTGTTTAAGGATGGCTTTTCAAAAGCCTATGAATCCTACGGCTTTTACACCTACCAAGACTTTTATGAGTTCGGTCAACTGATAGGCATCCAAAAGTCTCGCATTAAAAAAATCATTGCTGAGTTCACCGAACCTCATGAGTTAGTATATTTTCTTATCGGCCGATCATTTTTGAAGGATCAGTTAAAAACCACTTACACTACTTGTTATGAGGATAAAGTGGCAAGGTTAGGAATGATGCGATCATAA
- a CDS encoding HipA N-terminal domain-containing protein, whose amino-acid sequence MNKRAEVYNNNLLAGLLEKTEQGEYTFTYDQHYLNNPETSAISLTMPKTEQTYQSSVLFPFFYGLLSEGVNRQTQCRLLKIDEKDHFSLLLKTAKTDTIGSITINEITK is encoded by the coding sequence ATGAACAAAAGAGCGGAGGTATATAACAACAACTTACTGGCAGGCTTGCTTGAAAAGACCGAACAAGGAGAGTATACCTTCACATATGATCAGCATTATCTAAACAATCCTGAAACATCAGCCATAAGTCTGACAATGCCTAAAACAGAACAGACTTATCAGTCATCCGTACTATTTCCTTTCTTCTATGGACTGCTTTCAGAAGGAGTGAATAGGCAAACACAATGCAGGTTGCTAAAAATTGACGAAAAAGACCACTTCAGCCTGTTATTAAAAACGGCCAAAACTGATACTATTGGGTCTATCACAATAAATGAAATAACAAAATGA
- a CDS encoding helix-turn-helix transcriptional regulator has translation MFDSLIIIAYFVKIGKILLGMDIKKIGETVKERRKFLKITQEDLAEISGISERTLRDIEKGSANPELASLMKLCEVLGLELSIDVIK, from the coding sequence ATGTTTGATTCCTTAATTATTATCGCTTACTTTGTTAAAATCGGCAAAATATTGCTGGGTATGGATATTAAGAAAATAGGAGAAACAGTTAAAGAACGAAGAAAATTTCTAAAGATCACACAAGAAGATCTAGCGGAAATCTCCGGGATTTCAGAGCGGACCTTACGAGATATTGAAAAGGGATCAGCTAACCCCGAGTTAGCTAGCCTAATGAAGCTGTGTGAAGTACTAGGATTGGAGCTTTCGATTGACGTAATCAAATGA
- a CDS encoding M1 family metallopeptidase, whose protein sequence is MSNNISAIKTTLSWTTILLMLPCMYAHAQWQGKFEQMDDLLPTPNSYRSADGSPGPEYWQQKADYTIRVTLDDKNQKIIGEETITYFNNSPTSLNYLWLQLDQNVRAENNINQLTRQATLERGMTTFEAVTELGGFEYEGGYNIKSVTDASGNPMKYLINRTMMKLPLDHPLKSGDSISFNISWEYNIYDRLMIRGRGGYEYFPDDDNYIYTIAQWYPRMCAYDDAVGWQNKQFIENGEFALEFGDFDVQITVPSDHIVAATGLLQNSNAVLSTTQQERLQKALSSYDKAQLIVTEKEANENEKSKATTTKTWHFQAEDVRDFAFASSRKFIWDAQMVDLGDNQVMAMSYYPKEANPLWEDHSTKAIKNTLQLFSEKLFTYPYPVAISVSSADHGMEYPMISFNGGRPSKKGRYSNEEKNTLVDVVIHEIGHNYFPMIVNSDEKLYEWMDEGITTFFELLTKQKYYPKDPHWGDAKSMSFYMAVNEFRERPPMTNPENLTLSSVSSYGQPSAALEVLRNVVMDPDLFDFAIKEYANRWKFKRPKPADFFRTMEDASAVDLDWFWRGWFYSSDAVDISIEDVEWYRLESSEFAKSSNLNKHQLPQLPQQWVIKDTPKSAYKEFENRVDDKAIRNTLAQKHLYEITFINVGGLVSPIVLEITYTDNEKELITIPAEIWRFNEYAVRKAFILDKEIKKLQLDPKQQTGDSFKENNVYPR, encoded by the coding sequence GTGAGCAATAATATATCTGCCATAAAAACAACCCTCAGCTGGACTACGATACTACTCATGCTTCCATGCATGTATGCACATGCCCAATGGCAAGGCAAATTTGAGCAAATGGATGACCTGCTACCCACTCCCAATTCCTATCGTTCAGCCGATGGGTCGCCAGGTCCGGAATACTGGCAACAAAAAGCTGATTATACTATTAGAGTAACTCTTGACGATAAAAATCAAAAAATTATTGGTGAGGAAACCATCACGTATTTTAACAATTCACCCACATCCCTCAACTATCTCTGGTTACAACTTGATCAAAATGTTAGAGCCGAGAATAACATCAACCAACTAACTCGTCAGGCTACCTTAGAAAGGGGAATGACAACCTTTGAAGCGGTAACAGAACTTGGCGGCTTTGAATACGAAGGCGGGTATAACATTAAATCTGTGACCGATGCAAGTGGCAACCCAATGAAGTATCTTATCAATAGAACAATGATGAAGCTGCCATTGGATCACCCACTAAAAAGTGGCGATTCCATCAGCTTTAACATCAGTTGGGAATATAATATTTATGATCGATTGATGATACGAGGGCGTGGTGGTTACGAGTATTTTCCTGATGATGATAATTACATCTATACCATCGCCCAGTGGTATCCCAGAATGTGTGCCTATGATGATGCGGTGGGGTGGCAAAATAAACAGTTTATAGAAAATGGTGAGTTTGCCCTTGAGTTTGGTGATTTTGATGTACAAATAACGGTGCCATCAGATCATATTGTGGCTGCCACTGGCCTTCTACAAAATAGTAATGCCGTATTAAGTACAACACAACAAGAGCGACTGCAAAAGGCGTTGTCATCGTATGATAAAGCTCAACTAATTGTGACAGAAAAGGAGGCTAACGAAAATGAAAAGTCGAAAGCCACCACCACAAAAACCTGGCATTTTCAAGCAGAAGATGTGCGTGATTTTGCCTTTGCAAGCAGTAGAAAATTTATTTGGGATGCTCAAATGGTAGACTTGGGAGATAATCAGGTTATGGCCATGTCATACTATCCCAAAGAAGCTAACCCGTTGTGGGAAGATCATTCAACAAAAGCCATTAAAAACACACTCCAATTGTTTTCGGAAAAACTATTCACTTATCCATACCCCGTAGCGATAAGTGTAAGCTCGGCCGATCATGGAATGGAATACCCAATGATCTCCTTTAACGGAGGTAGGCCTTCTAAAAAAGGTAGATATTCTAATGAAGAGAAAAATACACTGGTAGATGTGGTGATCCATGAAATAGGACATAATTACTTTCCTATGATTGTGAATTCGGATGAAAAACTTTATGAGTGGATGGATGAAGGTATTACTACATTCTTCGAATTGTTAACCAAGCAAAAATATTATCCTAAAGACCCGCATTGGGGTGATGCCAAATCTATGTCTTTTTACATGGCCGTGAATGAATTTAGAGAAAGGCCGCCCATGACTAACCCAGAAAACTTAACCCTATCAAGTGTGTCGAGTTATGGTCAACCAAGTGCGGCATTGGAGGTATTACGAAATGTGGTCATGGACCCTGACCTTTTCGATTTTGCAATTAAAGAATACGCCAACCGATGGAAGTTTAAGCGACCAAAGCCCGCTGATTTTTTTAGGACCATGGAAGATGCTTCGGCAGTGGACCTGGATTGGTTTTGGAGAGGCTGGTTTTACAGCAGTGATGCAGTGGACATCAGTATAGAAGATGTGGAGTGGTATCGTTTAGAGAGTTCAGAGTTCGCAAAGTCCAGTAATTTGAATAAGCATCAGCTCCCACAATTACCGCAGCAATGGGTGATAAAAGACACCCCTAAATCTGCCTATAAAGAATTTGAAAATAGGGTAGACGACAAAGCGATCAGAAATACTTTGGCTCAAAAACATCTGTATGAAATTACTTTTATTAATGTTGGTGGTTTGGTTTCTCCGATAGTTTTAGAAATCACCTATACTGATAATGAAAAAGAGCTAATTACCATCCCTGCAGAAATTTGGCGATTCAATGAGTATGCAGTGCGAAAAGCTTTTATTCTGGATAAGGAGATTAAAAAACTGCAACTGGACCCCAAGCAACAGACAGGTGATTCTTTTAAAGAGAATAATGTTTATCCGCGTTAA
- a CDS encoding M1 family metallopeptidase, which translates to MIHFNKTILTCFLVTTYFCTVGQSSNWQGKFEQLGKELPTPNEYRLGSGAPGPKYWQQKANYDIHVTLDDINQTITGEETITYFNNSPNALSYLWLQLDQNILDEDSATPKVALDGLHNSQDTKSAAKNFNLHNFKGGLNIEHVLDEDNSALKYVINQTMMRIDLPTPLTSGESVKVKIKWNYHMADRMKLAGRNGYEYFPEDDNYIYAVAQFYPRMAVYDDVNGWQNKQYLGAGEFALTFGDFNVNITVPSDHIIAATGELQNPEKVLSAEQLERYVASKKSFDKPVFIVTKDEAVKNEKSKSNRQVTWTFSAKNVRDFAFASSRKFIWDAQAVKLDSNTPLAMSFYPKESYTLWSKVSTATIRTTLETYSKYTFDYPYPVANSVNSADIGMEYPMICFNYGRTQPDGSYSDWVKFKTINVIIHEIGHNYFPMIVNSDERQWAWMDEGINTFLQNRTRLENYDYFPNMGGTAIEIVDYMKRDPNLLRPIMTNPEQMVSRGYNAYYLPSAALNVLRETVMGPELFDEAFKEYAKRWAFKHPKPADFFRTMEDASAVDLDWFWRGWFFSTEHVDISIDDVKWYRTPSSTVDVENKTKKSKKGDLQRSENNKLLAINDEPLPFNIKPTPRFHYNEFQSRIDDAAIIENLESKNFYEITFTNQGGLISPIVIEFIFDDDTKEQQTIPAEIWRLDENTVKKVFVFDKKVVNVVLDPYFETADTDMTNNLYPRKKAESEFDKFLEKQSEQ; encoded by the coding sequence GTGATTCATTTTAACAAAACTATATTAACCTGCTTTCTTGTTACTACATACTTTTGCACCGTTGGTCAAAGTTCCAATTGGCAGGGTAAGTTTGAGCAATTAGGCAAAGAATTACCTACACCAAATGAATACCGCCTCGGCTCTGGAGCGCCTGGCCCAAAATATTGGCAGCAAAAAGCCAACTATGATATTCATGTAACTCTGGACGATATAAATCAAACCATTACCGGTGAAGAAACAATTACTTATTTCAATAATTCACCAAATGCACTTAGCTACTTATGGTTGCAGCTAGACCAGAATATTTTAGATGAAGATTCTGCTACCCCTAAAGTTGCTTTAGATGGGCTGCATAATAGTCAAGATACCAAGTCTGCAGCCAAAAACTTTAATCTGCATAATTTCAAAGGGGGTTTAAATATCGAACACGTTTTAGACGAAGACAACTCTGCATTAAAATACGTTATCAATCAAACGATGATGCGAATTGACCTCCCAACGCCATTGACATCTGGTGAGTCTGTTAAAGTTAAAATAAAGTGGAACTATCACATGGCTGATAGAATGAAGCTGGCCGGTAGAAATGGTTATGAGTATTTTCCTGAAGATGATAACTACATTTATGCCGTTGCACAGTTCTACCCTAGAATGGCAGTATATGATGATGTAAATGGGTGGCAAAACAAGCAATACTTGGGTGCCGGTGAGTTTGCACTAACTTTTGGGGATTTTAATGTGAATATAACGGTACCGTCCGATCACATTATTGCTGCCACCGGTGAACTCCAAAACCCGGAAAAAGTATTGAGTGCCGAGCAATTAGAGCGTTATGTGGCCTCCAAGAAAAGCTTTGATAAGCCCGTTTTTATAGTCACTAAAGATGAGGCAGTTAAAAACGAAAAAAGTAAGTCCAACAGGCAAGTTACCTGGACCTTCTCCGCTAAAAATGTTCGCGATTTTGCCTTTGCCTCATCAAGAAAGTTCATTTGGGATGCACAAGCAGTAAAGTTGGACTCCAATACCCCATTAGCGATGTCTTTTTATCCAAAAGAATCGTATACCCTTTGGAGCAAGGTATCCACAGCAACGATAAGAACCACTTTAGAAACCTATTCAAAATATACCTTCGACTATCCTTATCCAGTTGCTAACTCAGTAAATAGTGCTGATATTGGCATGGAGTATCCAATGATTTGCTTCAACTATGGGCGTACTCAGCCTGATGGCAGTTATTCCGACTGGGTAAAATTCAAAACCATTAATGTTATCATCCATGAAATTGGGCACAACTATTTTCCCATGATCGTGAATTCGGATGAAAGACAATGGGCATGGATGGACGAAGGGATTAACACCTTTCTTCAAAACCGAACCCGATTAGAAAACTATGACTATTTCCCTAATATGGGTGGTACCGCAATCGAGATTGTGGATTACATGAAGAGAGATCCCAATTTGTTGCGCCCAATTATGACCAACCCCGAGCAAATGGTGAGTCGTGGATATAATGCCTACTATCTACCTTCAGCAGCACTAAACGTGCTAAGAGAAACCGTTATGGGGCCAGAGCTTTTTGATGAAGCCTTTAAAGAATACGCTAAAAGGTGGGCGTTTAAACATCCAAAACCAGCAGATTTTTTCAGAACGATGGAAGATGCCTCAGCGGTAGATTTAGATTGGTTTTGGAGGGGCTGGTTTTTCAGTACCGAACATGTAGATATTTCGATAGATGATGTGAAGTGGTACCGAACACCTTCATCAACAGTTGATGTTGAGAACAAAACGAAGAAGTCAAAAAAAGGCGATTTACAACGCTCAGAAAACAATAAATTATTAGCAATAAATGACGAGCCTCTGCCATTTAATATCAAGCCTACACCTCGTTTTCATTACAATGAGTTTCAAAGCAGAATAGACGATGCCGCCATAATTGAGAATTTAGAAAGCAAAAACTTCTATGAAATTACATTCACCAACCAAGGTGGACTGATATCGCCCATCGTTATTGAATTTATTTTTGATGACGATACAAAAGAGCAACAAACTATTCCTGCTGAAATATGGCGATTAGATGAAAACACTGTGAAGAAGGTATTCGTCTTTGATAAAAAAGTGGTGAATGTAGTTCTGGATCCCTATTTCGAAACAGCAGATACAGATATGACCAACAATCTGTACCCTAGAAAAAAAGCAGAAAGTGAGTTTGATAAGTTTTTGGAGAAGCAAAGTGAGCAATAA
- a CDS encoding HupE/UreJ family protein has protein sequence MEEFLLYMTLGREHILDWNGIDHVLFIIAISGLFSFIEWKKVVFLVTAFTLGHSVSLALASFEIISFPTEIIEFLIPLTILITALLNLFKKDVLNQQVKWSSYALTLFFGLIHGMGFSNYLKQLLGSGNNIVVQLFGFNLGLELGQLLIVLCVLGGSFIFTEIFSVNRRDWRLVLSSAIAGISLLLTVEAIYW, from the coding sequence ATGGAGGAGTTTTTATTGTATATGACCCTTGGGCGAGAACACATATTAGATTGGAACGGGATCGATCATGTCCTGTTTATTATTGCCATTTCAGGGTTATTTAGTTTTATAGAATGGAAGAAAGTAGTTTTTCTGGTGACCGCCTTTACCCTTGGCCACTCAGTAAGCCTTGCGTTAGCTTCATTTGAAATTATATCATTCCCTACTGAAATAATAGAGTTTCTGATTCCCTTAACTATTCTAATAACGGCACTATTGAACTTGTTCAAAAAAGATGTGTTAAATCAGCAGGTGAAATGGAGCAGTTATGCTCTTACCTTATTTTTCGGATTAATACATGGAATGGGTTTTTCAAACTATTTAAAACAGTTATTAGGATCAGGCAATAACATTGTGGTTCAGCTATTTGGTTTCAATCTTGGCTTGGAGCTTGGTCAGCTTTTAATTGTTTTATGTGTATTAGGAGGAAGCTTTATTTTTACTGAAATTTTCTCTGTAAATAGACGTGATTGGAGGCTGGTGCTCTCTTCTGCCATAGCTGGAATTTCCCTTTTACTAACTGTTGAAGCTATTTATTGGTGA